A region of the Sminthopsis crassicaudata isolate SCR6 chromosome 6, ASM4859323v1, whole genome shotgun sequence genome:
GCTCCCTTTTTAACAGTTATTCTTCCAACAATGCTACACAGCAACAAATCAAGTAATATCACATGCTCTAGGATCAAAAATGGGGGTAGTGAAGAATAGTGAAGGAACACATATTGAATTTTATCACCAATAATGATGTAAATATGCATGTAAAATATGGCATAAAAGTACTTTCTAAGAAAGGTCTAATCAGAAGAGGAAGAGGCCAGATGGGCAAAAACAGCAAGAGATTAGAGATCATCAGCCAAGTGCTGCATTTGTACCTAGAGAAACTCAGAAGATTTAGAGGAAGGCCTCCACCATTTTGCACGtcttatagaagaataagaaATCACACAGAATGAAAACCATGGAAGTGCAGGTTTGGAAAATACTCACATCAATGGAATCCTGAATCTACTGAATTAGTGAAATATCTTGTTTCATGATTATTActagttaatttttttacattaaactTTAACTTTCAAGAATAATCTGGGAACACTCATTCAATGTGACAAATATTCAGTGAGCATCTAAAGTGCACAAAACTGTGAGAAGTTTTTGGATAACTACCTTTGAGGAACAGTTATGGGAAATGAGACAGATAATTGGAAGTTAAAATatgcaaatgaaaaagaaaacaacaaacccCAGACCATGAAATTTCAGAGGAGAAAACTCAAAATTATATAACACTCAAAAAATACTACTTAATTAAGGAATATAATCCTTcacaaacaataataaatttaCTTCCTGCATAGTAATTTCCTGCATCCTCTCAGATTCAGAAGCAAATATTATTTACCCAAGGGCTTGCTCTGAAAAATTTACAAggtaaaaaacaacaaacatgtCTGCAATTAGCAGAGAAAGTCATCAGTTttgtattctatctactgtaacTAACCATACAAACTAGACAATCACCCACAAAGAACAACTTGCCTACTTCATAAtcctccttctaactccaccctCACCTCCAAAAATATCTAACTTGTAAATATTCCTTTCCAAGATTTCTTATTATATCTTATGTTGCTTAATGCAAGACATAAGTAAAAACTAAAGATACTGACTATAAACATACCAGAATTTATACATTCCATTAAGTGTTACACTGGCAAAGTAGCCAACTTAGAGACTACTCTTATAATAGTACTGGTCATAAAAATTTGGGGGATTGAAATGCTAAATTTATGgggccaccaaaaaaaaatcagcctctACATTCAAGGCTAGCTCTCAACCCACTATGAGATGAATAATACAACAAACTATCTAGTTTGATGATATGTCCTCACTGGTTTTGGCTCTGAATGACTGTTAGCTAGTTCCAAAAATCAAGCCCACCCCCAAAGCCTGGAAATTTGTCACCAACAACAATCACAAGACTGTATTGCAGTTTTCTGAAGGCAATTACAAAAGGGGAGTTCCAGAATATCTCTGAGCAATAACAGCATCACTGGAGTAAGTATATGGCTTGGTAGAGCAACTACACTGAAAGGTATGGAATGTTTGGGGGTTTTCTGGCActtttacaatttctttcttccttcaattcATCTGTCTTTTACTAACAGTCACTTTTCCAATCTGTACTTTTCTACATTTCCTGCAAAAGAACTCCAATTGACTATGAaatctttacattttttaaacatattttttcctACTATACCTTATTCAAAAGAATTCCCCAAATTAagtatttttgttctttccattccaACTAAATAGAACTGTAAGACCTAAAGATTTACTCAATTTTCTGTTTTCAATGCCATATATAAAAGTCAAGTTTTCTTTAAGTAACACTCTTCCCTCCCTAAGAAAGATCATGGTAAAAACAGAACAGGCCTTAAGACCTagcaaaatataaatgtaaataaatatagttttaagtgCTTTTTGCACAGCCAAcgcatagaagaaattaaatcatCTCTACATACTCTGAACTTTGAATCTACATTCCAACTCTAATCACTTAGAGGCTGCCCAAATGCCATTGTTTTCTATGGACTTCTCCAATTACGAAGGGATTCTTGGTTTGCATGAGACATTAATTACCCAAGTAGGAAAAGCAAACATGAGAACTCTGTCAAGGAGAAGAACACAAACAAGTCTCTGATTTTCTGTGTACACAAAACTAACTCCTTTTCACGGCAACAAATGTGCAATTGACTATTAAGGTCAGATGTGCAGACAAACctcgtggggggggggggggggcacactACCTGGATATTGCTGCCTTTTCCATCATCTCCTGCTGAATAAGGCCAGAGGGCTCAATTACATCCAAGATGATAATGCCCCAGAGTTTGTCCGACTTGGGTCTCTGCAGAACGGCGCCATCATCTTCTACTCGTCTCAGCCAAAACTCGAGCATGTCTCTAGGAAAGTGATTGGCTTCAGAAATGAGGTCCAGGGTGAGCCGGTGCTGCTCCTTCTCCACAGAACTGTAAGGCTTCACCGGCCCCAGAGTGCCAGCAATGATGGGGAGAATGGAAAAGCCCTCAGAAACATCCAGCACGTACAAGGGGTCAGGGAGGGCATTGCCATCCTGGGCATTTCCAGAGTTCACCTCTCCCCCGAGGCCTTCAACGTCCATGATCTGTAACTGTTTGTCTGGGGTCAGGGAGGTTAGCACTTTCCTCATAGCAGCTTTAAACCCTTCATGATAGGGAGCGTTGTTAAGCAAAGCGATTTCTGTGGATTCCAGGGTGCATGTCTGCCTGACTTCATCTGGTTTACTGGTTTGAAGGCTAGCCAGGGCACTACAGAGTTCAGCTTCACTACCTAAAACAAGGGACTCTTCCTCATTTTTGTTGGAACCTCTCTCAACATCCATTCCACGATCAGCATTTAAAATACGGATATTCTGGATTCTCAAGTAACAGTCCAGGCAAGAAACTTCCATCATCACAAAGTCTCCAGGCTTCACAAAATAATCTTCAATAAGGTTGGGAgttgaggggagaggaagaagagagagagaagcacaataattaattcaaataaaaatgcagTGTTGACAggattttggaaataaaattagaagatatGCATTATTACATTACTTGAAAGCAGAATAAAACAtgtctactctcaaggagcttaaaatttACTTGGGCAATGTGTTTTATAATCTATAAAGCATTAACACTTGAGATATTAATAATTAAACatgaagatataaaataattaaataatgggAATAGAAGAGGTCAGGTCTTTGGAAAAGTTTCTTGAAGGTGCCTCAGTTGGACCTTCAGTTCAATAAACATGAGTTGTCCTTTATAAATACAAAGCACTATATAGTAAGCACTaatgactgagaaaaaaaatggtctCTGGCCTCAAAGAGTTTATGTTCTACAGGGAATACAACAggtagattgataaataaaaataaatattaaataaccacaaaacatatgaatgtgtgtgtatgtgtatgtgcacatacacatatacacacacacaaaataactTCAAAGGATAACACAAAAAAATCTCCTATAGGATGTAAAATCTGAACTGCACAAAGCCAAATCTTTAATGAAGCTGAGGTGAGGAAGGAGGGCTTCCTGGATGTGGGGAACTAACTATGAAAGTACAGAGGAAAGAGATGGAATGTCAGGAATAGAGAACTGCAAGGACAGTCTGACTAAGGCAGAGAGCTTGTGACTTTGAATTAGATATGTGGAAGCTAAACTATACTGTGGAAGGCTTAAAAGTCAAGCCACAAATACTGTATTTTGCCCCACAGCAGCCACTAAAGATTctttaggagaaaaaatgaggaaatcaatgaTTTCAGGGATAATGAAAGACTATGAACTaaagcaaaatgaacaaaaaaaaaataaaataaaagatttacatgaaaacATCAATCTCATTAAAAGAATAATTCTTACATGAGAGGGAGAGAAGTGGGACTGTCCTACTGGACAAGCCTAGAAAGATAGGTTAGAACCGGAGAgctaaatgccaaacagaggtttatttcttcttttctacagGATCTTAACCAGGGGTCCACAAATACCCAAAGAGCATGGGTAGTCTTTTTCtgtatcagatttttaaaattctgccttTTGTAGAGAAACAGAAGATAGTTTAAGACAGACTAATATTTAGAAtgccacttttttccttttctgagaccTTAATAAATTTTGGGGAACAGGAGATGAAATGAAAGTAGCCTCTTACTCTCCCACTTAGGTCCCAAACTCTTGCCCCAAGATGATCTAAACTGAGATACAAAAAAGTTCATCACCAGTAGGGTTGTCTATGAATTTTTCATCCAGGGCAATACATGAAtacaagaaaagacaaaagaggtTTTTCCATAAACAAGTCCAAGATGACATAGGCCTATCAGATTAAACTTAATGATAAAACCacgataaatatgaaatatatgtgtttggaaaatacaaaagatttcaggtgaagaaaataaaagcaactaTGAAAGGACTTCTTACTCTAGTTCTTAAAATGTCTTTTCCTTAAGATTGAAaagatcagaaaaataaaaatagaaaaaggaatttatatatcagtttatctttttattaagATCAGGATCGTTAGCCGCTTCCAATTTCCCTCATGTGTCCTCCTCCGAACCTTAAAACTTCTCTACATCTTtaactattgcttttttttttttttttaaccttttatctttattcttcttCAGTCAAAaagtggagagggaaggaaaggggttACAATCTTCTCACCAAGGCTCTCTTGACCTTGTTCTTAATtgtgcctcctcctcctcctcctccagcatCTTTCCTCAATCATTCCCAATCTCTCCTGCTTATAATCATATTCAgatttcccttattttccttccaaattttccacttaaCTCTTCATAATTATAAGGTAGAAAAAAACCTAGGGGACAGATGGACaaactggagaagagaagagaagagaagagaagactatgggaaagGAATAGCACATCAAAGCACTTTATGCAAAACCTCCAGCAAGGATAAAACATTGAGCAAAGAAGAAAGgactaaaaacatttttcaagcaATATTAAAGAAACCAGAGGAGGaaagttaaaagttaaaactCACAAATTCACATGTGAAAAGactaaataatccaatataacaaaaaaggcAGAACCCCACCATCAGTAGTACACAAGAAACACATCTAAAAAGCAAAGCGTCAAAATGAAAGACTGAGCACAATTCACATGCATCaggtgaattaaaaataaaaagatttcttaACATAGATATTTCGGTCTTTTGAGAATTACTCTCCatcttcattctctctcaccTAAGTACATGCTGTTCCTTAATTTAAGGATTTTATTAGTCCATTGAGAGTCTGAggttttcaatttcatatttaaagttaAGCTCCCAATTCTGATGAATCAACAATCAGTTATTTCAGGACAAAAGGTACTACTCAGAGtcctacaaaataaaatattttaaagggtgTGAGTTAGGGAGCACTTATAGATTGTGCATACAGGACCTTAATTTCCATTCAGTTGCTAGCAATCTACTACCATCAGTGAATTTCCCCCCACCAATGACAATGAAAATGAAgctttcccaacccctcttaacTAGAGTCCAAGTGATCCAACAAGACGGCCCAGGAAAAGCCCCAGTGATTGCACTAAGCCAGTGATTCCATAATTATCACAGAGCAGGTTGGGATCCTAAGATCAGGATCACAAGATAAACAATTTGGGTTGGAAAGGAGCTCAGAAATCTGACCCCTTAGGCCAAGATCAGATCACATTCAGTGACAAAAAGATAGGATCTGAatcagattttctctttcttcagtgTACAACACTGTTTCTCAAAAACTTCtatttgcttattttcctttAAACAAGTTCCATCAACATCAAAAGAAATAAGTGTATCCTACTCTGTTTGTGTGTGCGCGCATGCACAGGTGCATAGACACAAATTTAATCtaaaactgtgatttcattggaatacAGAACTCCTAGTTAGGAAATACCCTCTACTAATAAAAACTATTCTATTCTGAAACTGTTTTGAAAGCTGCCTGAAGACACCAAGAGGATATCATAGAGCCAGCAGATTTCaaacagaacttgaacccaggttttccagTCTTTGCAACTAATTCTTATCTCCTACTCTATGTTGCCCCTCCCCAAAGTATGTAGTCCCCAGAACAAAAAGTCGTGACTCACTGAGAGCCAGGGCAGTTCAGCTTTACTTTGAAAGTACaggtgaaaataaaattctataaattcCTGAAAGGTAAAATGAATGTCCCTCTCCTCTGAGTTACACTGAGCTCTGACTTAAGGTTTTCTTCCCAGCCCTCCCTTCACTTCCACCATTACAAACAATCAGGACTCAAGCCAACCACTCATAAAACAAACTAAGCACACACCTGGGAGGTTCTGCACAGGGTAGACAGCTTGTTCCCAACATGTCTCTTCATGAGGACTGGTTGATAAACTGTGTTCATCATCAAGCTGAAGCACAAACCAGACTATAATGGCATCTAACACTCCTTCCCGAATGACAGGAATACTTAGCTGATGAGGATTTCTGGTTGCAAGACTTTTTAGTTCCtaatcaagaaaagaaattttaaaagctattagatttaatatttaatacacaagtaaaagggtatacacaaatatacacacagtATTAACAGTCCACCCaagtattattaaaatatttcactaTCTCCAAATTCaatttctcagcaaagatatgtTCATGAAGCATTCTCCAAATTAAAAAGAGGTTTAACCTTCTTTTAATTCAGTATATGCAAATACAAATAGGATCTAGGTTTCTGTCAGCATGAAGAACTCTCAGTGTAAGGCCATTTCCTCCCATCACAAACTATTCATGATCTAAAGGGAACCTATGGAATTTAAGATGTGCCCAAAGGTCATATAACTATTAATGTCTcagaatcttaaagaaaagtTCCTTAACTAAGGTCAGCACCTTCATCTACGACAATATGATGCCTTATCAAAACACAGCATAATAGTTATAAACACATACAAAAAGTACTGAATTAACAATCAAGAGACTTGGATTCTTAGTCCTAGGTTTCCATTGTTTGATATGCTACTTTCAGCCTATAGTCAGAAGAAATCACTAAAATAATGGCCATGATTTATGTGtagaatataaatcaataatgagtaaaaaaatttatatgctGATCTTTAGTTATGGAGCCTGTTATGTTTttctacagaaaaggaaatagtgaaaaaaataaatatatctttctcATCTCTACCCTTAATCAAGATCAAACATGCATCAAATTTGGGACAAtttaatctaaaaattatcttaaatggatcaaattttattttattttaaatattttttaaattttataataataatttttttgacagtacatatgcatgggtaattttttacaacactatcccttgcacttacttttgttccaatttttcccttccttccacccaccccttcccctagatggcaggcagtcccatacatgttagatatgttatagaatatcctagatgcaacatatgtgtgcagaaccaaatttcttgttgcacagggagaattggattcagaaggtaaaaataatctgggaagaaaaacaaaaatacaaacagtttacactcatttcccagtgttccttctctgggtgtagctgattctgtccatcattgatcaattggaactgaattagatcttctctttgttgaagatatccacttccatcagaatacatcctcatacagtattgttgttgaagtgtataatgatctcctggttttgctcatttcactcagtatcagttcatgtaagtctctccaagcctttctgtattcctcctgctggtcatttcttacagagcaataatattccataacattcatataccacaattttacccaaccattctccaattgataggcatccattcattttccagtttctagccactacaaaaagggctgccacaaacattttggcacatacaggtccctttcccttctttagtatttccttggtatataagcccagtagtagcactgctggatcaaagagtatgcacagtttgacaactttttgggcataattccagattgctctccaaaatggttggattcattcacaacttcaccaaaaatgcatcagtgtcccagttttcccacattccctccaacattcatcattactttttcctctcatcttaggcaatctgacaggtgtatagtggtttctcagagttgtcataatttgcatttctctgatcaatcatgatttggaacactctttcatatgaatgaaataatttcaatttcatcatttgaaaattgttcatatcctttgataaatggatcaaattttaaaagcagcatattatatatttattatttggcAGTCTCTAGAACTTTAGATGATAATACACAAAATTTCAGTGATTATATAGTAAATTTTAAAGTagcaataataatttaataatccaAGGAGTTGTTTACCTGAAGATTATTGAAATTGACTGCCATAGTTTCAAAGGACTCTGTTAGAGGTAAATAGCCCCCAGGAACTCGactcattttttcagttgtataaGGTTCAATTGTTTCTTCAAAATCTCCAGAAGAATATGCAGGACTCTGAAATTTCACAGATGCTGGTAAATGAACACCAGCAATATCCTGAACACCTAGCCTGttgaggaagagggggaaaaaaaagtaacatttatatttttataatccaACAGGCACATCCCACActgagtcattaaaaaaaaaaactgttaagtaagattatgtgataactatgatagacttagctcttctcagcaatatgttGATCCAAGACTATTttaatagacttaggatggaaaatgccatttgcatccagagaaagaactgtggagattgaatctAGATTGAAGCATAGTTATTTtcacccctccctttttttttttttttttgtttttttcctctcatagtttttcccttttgttctgatttttctttcacaatatgactaatatggaaatacgtttaaaaTGATTGcccatgtataacatatcagattgtttgctgtcttaggaaggaagaaagtatgagagggaggaagaaaaaaatgtggaactcagaatctgacaaaaatgaatgttgaaaactatctttacacataagtagaaaaataaaatattaaaaaacaaccaccaccaccactgagGCACCATTTTCAGTGATCCTTGGCAATACCTTATTatgaaatcaattaaaatttaaagcaGATCTCTTGACATTTAGGTCAGCCACTTGAAGAAATTGTAATAGTATGTCAATTTGGAGTTTCAGAAAGTCAAACCTCCTCAACACAAAAGGCCATCAACTTGGTTATAGGGTCATTTCATTAACTTTCTCAGACAAACACTGACTTAAGTGTCAGATTAACAACCCTTTTAATTAAAGGATACTATGCAAGGAGTAAAGTTGGAGAAATCAAGTTAGTAACAATGGAAAGTCTCCAGTTGTCTCAGAATTCAGCAACCCTCAGTTCCATTTTCCCAGAACTCTTGAATTTTTAACAGCTTTTATCCTTAACTTGGCTTTTATAAGAATCAGATCTCCAGGCAGAGATATCCAAAAAAGAACTATACTTTTGAGAAATTCTGTTctcaagtataaattaaaaattaatacattaaaaatctATAGGCAAAGCATATCAAAATAACTCTTTCTGAATTTCCCAAATAAGAGTACAAAAAACATAAGCAAATGAAATTtatgtattattaaaattataaatttgtgaaatttaattaatttattttatgcaatCTCTTGATATCCAGTCATTGGTGAATATACATGAGTCTTTCCATGGCCTTTTGGATTAATTTTAACttggattttttcaaaataaGGATGGTCCATATTCTCTAGCATAAAGCATCAATAAACGAATActggtttttaaaaatgggattttatGGCAACGTGTAGTCTGGTATCACTGAAAAGCACTGTAAAATTTCCTTAATACAATGTAGTTTGCCTGATTTCTTCCTCATATAGATATACTTTGATTATAAATGATAAACTAAATGGCTTCTCCTATAGATAAatttcatagatttaaaactgaaaggattTTAGGGGTCCTGTGGTCCATATCCCCTCCCATTCACAGATGAAAAAGTTGAGgcatagaaaaattaaatgactggtCCAAGGTAACACAGgtagtcattgtttgggtcctgattgactcaaattgaatataaatagcaaccacttctgctttggtcagaaacCCCCCAGATTGGCAGATTATtaagtgaaagagaagattctttgtctcaattgctcCGTAGCCTTCATCACTAAGTGGGTACAGGGTACAGATTCAGTCAAGCTGAGACCTGTTGCATAAAACAGgtaaggtctcccactgcatccataTTTTATCACCAGGCCCAGACGGCTCTGGAGGACAGAATGAAGCAGGTtactttgcccagccctccttcacttacaTCCAAGTCACTTGCATGTCATCATTTCCCCTCCCTGAGGTCAcatcctcttccagaacaaaggacaaacaataacctcTGGGGGAAAGTATTTTATACACAATGGCCCCAGGACTGAATATATGTAACATAATGAACTAGTATTTAAAGAGTTTCATTTCtgatagaaataattcttttatctGAACAGGGAATTTTCCATGATATTAGTGAATGTGGGTTGCAGCAGGATGCCTTGCTAAATCTGTAGCTGCATTTGTCAGTCTTGTATGATGCAAATGTCTGTTAGATAAATCTTCTTTGAGGAAAGATTTTAAGTCTGCATTTTATTAGGTCAAAGTCTTAAGAAACAAGAGTAATCAATAACATGcataataacatttttatcttCCCTATATAATTCAGTTTTGTAactatatgtaaaatcatttgtAAAGTCACTTCCTTTACATGTGTTCTTTAAGGATACTCCACATGTATGCATTAACCCATTTTGAGAAAACATTAGAGAAATGAGAATGCACAAAAGATGGATCGTTTTGGATGCCTCCCTAATCAGAAcaatggatctggagtcaggagacccaAGTTCAAGGAGACCCAGGGTCTGCGCATGTGTACAATGAGCTGGGGCAGACCATCTGTAAGAACCGACCCAGCTCCAaacttatgatcctatgaatccTTCTTTTTCATCAAAGCAGAAGGGACCATTTATAGTCCTTTCTACTCTTTTggaacttttctctttttaaaatccttaGTGGCCATAAAAACAAGCTTTCAGCAGACTTCATATCAGATCCATCTCCTCTTCCATACTTCTTAGCAATCACAGTTACTTTCTCAAGGAAATCAGATAACTAAGGTGATAATTCTAAAAATGTGATGTTTCCCACTACTGTTTAcaattaaaatatatcaataaagaaATGCTGGCAGATATGTTGCATTTGACAGGCTAGAAATACATTCTCCATGCTAGGAATATATTCCATTTTTATCCTCTcttagcttctttcaagactcagctccaATATCACTTCAAAGAGATCTTGTTCCCAGAGCCTCAACACCcattctgaaaaatatttttatttactctttaggtatcttgtatttacttgtttttcccaacaaaaaatacattttttgagGTCAGGGTTTATTAGTATCCCCAATGGTTGCATACAATTGGCATTTAATAAAGACTTCATTGGAGGAATCTACAAATGCCTTTGAGCATCTTAGTTATATTTTACAAGAAGCTCTACAAGCTCATTTTTTAACTACTTTTCAAAATGTTATGGACTGGTAGTGCCTTGTCTTTTATTCCCACCCCCTACTCCCATAATATTTTGCAAGAGTTTGGGCCctcacctgtatgtgccaaaatgtttgtgacagcccctTTTgtaggctagaaactggaaaatgaatagatgcccatcaattggagaatggctgagtaaattgtggcatatgaatgttatgaaatattattgttttataagaaatgaccagcaggatgatttcagggaggcttggagagacttacatgaactgatgctgagtgaaatgagcagaaccaggagatcattatacacttcaaacgcaatactatatgaggatcaattttgatggacatggctctcttcaacaatgagaggatccaaattagttctaattgatcagtaacgaacagaaccagctacacccagtgaaagaacactgggacatgagtgtggaccacaacatagcatttccactttttctgttattgtttgcttgcaatttttcttttcttctcaagttatttttaccttctttctaaatccaatttttcttatgcaataagatagctgtataaatatatatacatatattgtatttaacacatactttaacatataacatgtatgggactgtctgtcatctgggggagagagtggaggaaagaaggagaaaaactggaacagaagtttttgcaaggatcagtgttgaaaaattacccatgcaacccacatttaacaccacatgctaagataagatcaaaatgggtgcaagatttaggcataaagaacaagatcatacataaattagaggaacataggatggtttacctctcagatttgtggaggaggaaggaatttgtctctaaaggagaaccagagatcattattgatcacaaaatagaaaattttgattacatcaaattaaaaagcttttgcacaaacaaaactaatgcaaacaagattagaagggaagtaacaaattgggaaaacatttttacagttaaaggttctgataaaggcttcatctccaaaatatagagaactgactttaatttagaagaaatcaagccattctccaattgataaatggtcaaaggatatgaacagacaattttcagatgatgaaattaaaactatttccattcatatgaaagagtgttccaaatcactattgatcagagaaagacaactctgaaataccactacacacctgtcagattggctaagatgacaagaacaaataatgatgaatgttggagggaatgtgggaaaactgggacactgatgcattgttggtggagttgtgaaagagtctggccattctggagagcaatctggaattatgcccaaaaagttatcaaaatgtgcataccctttgacccagcagtgctactactgggcttatattccaaagaaatattaaagaagggaaagggacctgtatatgccaaaatgtttgtggtagccctttttatagtggctagaaactggaagatgaatggatgtccatcaattggagaatggttgggtaaattatggtatatgaatgttatggaatattattgttctgtaagaaatgaccaaca
Encoded here:
- the PRMT9 gene encoding protein arginine N-methyltransferase 9 isoform X3, which codes for MLGVQDIAGVHLPASVKFQSPAYSSGDFEETIEPYTTEKMSRVPGGYLPLTESFETMAVNFNNLQELKSLATRNPHQLSIPVIREGVLDAIIVWFVLQLDDEHSLSTSPHEETCWEQAVYPVQNLPDYFVKPGDFVMMEVSCLDCYLRIQNIRILNADRGMDVERGSNKNEEESLVLGSEAELCSALASLQTSKPDEVRQTCTLESTEIALLNNAPYHEGFKAAMRKVLTSLTPDKQLQIMDVEGLGGEVNSGNAQDGNALPDPLYVLDVSEGFSILPIIAGTLGPVKPYSSVEKEQHRLTLDLISEANHFPRDMLEFWLRRVEDDGAVLQRPKSDKLWGIIILDVIEPSGLIQQEMMEKAAISRCLLQSGGKIFPQYVLMLGMLVESQTLVEENAVQGTEPTLGLNIAPFINQFQVPVRVFLDLSTLPCIPLSKPTELLRLDLMNPYLNNSNREVKVKICKSGQVTAIPFWYHVYLDEDISLDTSSETSHWKQAAVVLENPIPVEIGQEVVLSIQHHKSNISITVKQ